In Deinococcus roseus, a single window of DNA contains:
- a CDS encoding DMT family transporter translates to MAESSQSTPPSRLAQGLLLYTLGLLVLATLDTLTKVLTVSHHYPVPVVAWARYTLQLFLLLAVVTPRMGTQVFRPSRPFPVLVRSLSLVFATLFLGLALQRMPLAESIALVFTAPLMVVVLAARFLKEPISLLQVLLALVGFVGVVLIARPTGNLDLLGVLFALLCAVSTAVYQLLSRSLSQEGPVKLLVHSAWVGSLIFGVMALFNWGGSPLTPTTLMLFLGLGLCAGLGHFLFTLGFQFAPASIMAPLSYLQLLFEGIFGFLVFHHLPDALALTGMGVITLSGVGMAVLGQRAGKWRGKSP, encoded by the coding sequence ATGGCTGAATCTTCTCAATCCACTCCACCTTCCCGTCTGGCCCAGGGCCTCTTGCTGTACACCCTGGGCCTGCTGGTGCTGGCCACGTTGGACACCCTCACCAAAGTGCTCACCGTAAGCCACCACTACCCGGTCCCGGTGGTGGCCTGGGCGAGGTACACCCTCCAGTTGTTCCTGCTGCTGGCCGTGGTTACCCCTCGCATGGGCACCCAGGTGTTCCGTCCCAGCAGGCCTTTTCCTGTCCTGGTGCGTTCCCTGTCTCTGGTATTCGCCACCCTGTTTTTGGGGTTGGCCTTGCAGCGCATGCCCCTGGCAGAATCCATTGCCCTTGTTTTTACGGCCCCCCTGATGGTGGTGGTGTTGGCGGCCCGATTCCTCAAAGAGCCCATCTCCCTTTTGCAGGTGTTGCTGGCCCTGGTGGGTTTCGTCGGGGTGGTCCTCATCGCCAGACCCACCGGGAACCTGGACCTCCTCGGGGTGCTCTTTGCCCTGTTGTGTGCTGTCTCAACTGCGGTTTATCAACTCCTCTCCCGCAGCCTCAGCCAGGAAGGCCCGGTGAAGTTGCTGGTCCATTCCGCCTGGGTTGGCAGCCTGATTTTCGGGGTGATGGCCCTGTTCAACTGGGGTGGAAGTCCCCTGACCCCCACCACCCTGATGCTGTTCCTGGGGCTGGGACTTTGTGCCGGACTGGGGCACTTTTTGTTCACCCTGGGGTTCCAGTTCGCTCCAGCTTCCATCATGGCCCCCCTGTCTTACCTGCAACTGCTGTTTGAGGGGATTTTTGGGTTCCTGGTGTTCCATCACCTGCCTGATGCACTGGCGCTCACCGGCATGGGGGTGATCACCCTCTCCGGGGTGGGGATGGCGGTGCTGGGCCAGAGGGCTGGCAAGTGGCGAGGAAAATCACCCTGA
- a CDS encoding aldo/keto reductase — protein sequence MEYIKLNNGVEMPKLGLGVFQMNDEQVRAAVPAALESGYRLIDTASRYYNEKAVGAALAEAGVPREELFITTKLWFKDHGPTQTREAFQVSLDNLGLDYLDLYLIHQPFGDFYRAWEALEALLDEGRIRAIGVSNFFADRYFDLVTHHRTVPAVNQLETHPLNQQMATQALMHQHGTVLQAWSPLAQAHQDVFNHPTLIRIAQAHSKTVAQVILRWLIQRDIPVVVKSTQPERLRENIDVFDFQLTQDEMQAILAVDRQQVLAGFTHQDPRMLELLLTLG from the coding sequence ATGGAATACATCAAACTCAACAACGGCGTGGAGATGCCCAAACTCGGCCTGGGCGTGTTCCAGATGAACGACGAGCAGGTGCGCGCGGCTGTGCCCGCTGCCCTGGAAAGCGGCTACCGGCTGATCGACACCGCGTCCCGCTATTACAACGAGAAAGCTGTCGGCGCCGCTCTGGCAGAGGCGGGTGTGCCCCGCGAGGAGCTGTTCATCACCACGAAGCTCTGGTTCAAGGATCACGGTCCCACCCAGACCCGGGAAGCCTTCCAGGTCTCGCTGGACAACCTGGGGCTCGATTACCTCGACCTCTACCTCATTCACCAGCCGTTCGGCGACTTTTACAGGGCGTGGGAAGCGCTGGAAGCCCTGCTGGACGAAGGGCGGATTCGGGCGATTGGGGTGTCCAACTTCTTTGCGGACCGGTACTTCGACCTGGTCACCCACCACCGGACTGTGCCCGCCGTCAACCAACTCGAAACGCACCCGCTCAACCAGCAAATGGCCACCCAGGCCCTCATGCATCAGCACGGCACGGTGCTTCAGGCCTGGAGTCCGCTGGCTCAGGCCCACCAGGACGTCTTCAACCACCCCACGCTCATCAGGATCGCGCAAGCCCACAGCAAGACGGTCGCGCAGGTGATCCTGCGATGGCTCATCCAGCGTGACATTCCGGTCGTCGTGAAAAGCACGCAACCCGAGCGCCTGCGCGAGAACATCGACGTGTTCGACTTCCAGCTCACCCAGGACGAAATGCAGGCCATCCTGGCCGTCGATCGGCAGCAGGTCCTTGCGGGCTTCACCCATCAGGACCCCCGAATGCTTGAGCTCCTTCTCACCCTCGGTTGA
- a CDS encoding cyclophilin-like fold protein has protein sequence MKIQVTIAGTSTTATLQDHPTAQDFLTLLPLTVSMKDMFAREKVLNLSRELSAEGPKTQEYQAGDIIYWPPGPNLALLYRKGDEPLGTDIIPLGVLDSLPDTLLAPEDVQVTFERLD, from the coding sequence ATGAAAATCCAGGTCACCATTGCTGGCACATCCACCACCGCCACCCTGCAAGACCACCCCACCGCACAGGACTTTTTGACCTTGCTGCCGCTGACGGTGAGCATGAAAGACATGTTCGCCCGGGAGAAAGTGCTGAACCTCTCCCGTGAACTCTCCGCCGAAGGCCCCAAAACCCAGGAATATCAGGCCGGAGACATCATTTACTGGCCCCCGGGTCCCAACCTGGCCCTCCTGTACCGCAAAGGAGATGAACCCCTGGGGACGGACATCATTCCCCTGGGCGTGCTGGACTCCTTGCCAGACACCCTGCTGGCCCCTGAGGACGTGCAGGTGACCTTTGAACGCTTGGACTGA
- a CDS encoding AraC family transcriptional regulator — protein MKESKPSLTPAQVPLQEPQQQDLQRLSKLIQTHAPYDSEFSLPIPGVQVTRASRINNDLYHVMYQPKVCIVAQGSKSVFLGNEVFTYDPLHMLGVSVNLPISSRVTQASQHHPFLCMTLALDSVRVAELAQLAYPHGLPQGPSERGLFLGKASAQIVNAAIRLLELMEEPREAALLSGPILDEILLRLLRSPMGVRLAMLGQGESSVQRISRAIDVVRAHFNEALSMEDLARKVHMSQTTFHQHFKEVTGLSPLQYQKVLRLQEARRLMLSGMDATTASREVGYGSVSQFSREYSRQFGRTPLKDIAFLRLEGPATSPLN, from the coding sequence GTGAAAGAAAGCAAACCCAGCCTCACCCCGGCCCAGGTGCCTCTGCAAGAACCGCAACAGCAGGACCTGCAAAGGCTCTCCAAACTGATCCAGACCCATGCCCCCTACGACAGTGAGTTCTCACTGCCGATTCCCGGGGTTCAGGTGACCCGGGCGTCGCGCATCAACAACGACCTGTACCACGTGATGTACCAGCCGAAAGTCTGCATTGTCGCGCAAGGTTCAAAATCCGTGTTTCTGGGCAATGAGGTTTTCACTTACGATCCCTTGCACATGCTGGGCGTCTCGGTGAACCTGCCGATCTCTTCCCGTGTCACCCAGGCCTCCCAGCACCATCCTTTTTTGTGCATGACCCTTGCACTGGATTCCGTGCGGGTTGCGGAACTGGCCCAGCTGGCCTACCCGCACGGCTTGCCTCAAGGGCCTTCCGAACGGGGTTTGTTTCTGGGCAAAGCCAGCGCCCAGATTGTGAATGCGGCCATCCGCCTGCTGGAACTCATGGAGGAACCCCGTGAGGCGGCCTTGCTTTCCGGTCCCATCCTGGATGAGATCCTCCTCAGGCTCTTGCGCAGCCCGATGGGCGTGAGGCTGGCGATGCTGGGCCAGGGGGAATCCAGCGTGCAGCGCATCTCCAGGGCCATCGATGTGGTGCGGGCACACTTCAATGAGGCCCTCAGCATGGAAGACCTTGCCAGAAAAGTGCACATGAGCCAGACCACCTTCCACCAGCACTTCAAGGAAGTGACGGGCCTGAGCCCCCTGCAATACCAGAAGGTCCTCAGGTTGCAGGAAGCCAGGCGGCTGATGCTCTCCGGGATGGATGCCACCACCGCCTCCAGAGAGGTGGGGTACGGGAGTGTCTCCCAGTTCTCCCGGGAGTACAGCCGTCAGTTTGGCCGCACCCCCCTCAAGGACATTGCTTTCCTGCGCCTGGAAGGCCCGGCCACCAGCCCCTTGAATTGA
- a CDS encoding aldo/keto reductase — translation MKKRTLGQSLEVSALGYGCMGITQSYGPSGSKAESIRIVQAAVERGVTFFDTAEVYGPFTNEELIGEALAPYKGQVVIATKFGFQLKDDGSAGFTGLNSRPERIRQVAEQSLNRLRVDRIDLFYQHRVDPDVPIEDVAGTVKELIQEGKVGHFGLSEAGVGTIRRAHAVQPVSALQSEYSMWTRTVEQDILPVLEELGIGFVPFSPLGKGFLTGKIDTSTTFAEGDIRNTIPRFQTEFREANQRLVDLLQDLAGQKRATPAQIALAWLLFQKPWIVPIPGTRKVERLEENLGAVNVELTPGDLEQIQAALSEIKVLGARYPEAMERLTER, via the coding sequence ATGAAAAAACGCACCCTTGGACAAAGTCTGGAAGTTTCCGCCCTCGGTTACGGCTGCATGGGCATCACCCAATCCTACGGGCCATCCGGCAGCAAGGCAGAGAGCATCCGAATTGTGCAGGCTGCTGTGGAACGTGGGGTGACCTTCTTTGACACTGCAGAAGTCTACGGGCCTTTCACCAACGAAGAACTGATCGGTGAAGCCCTTGCTCCCTACAAAGGTCAGGTGGTGATCGCCACGAAATTCGGTTTTCAGCTGAAAGACGATGGTTCTGCAGGGTTTACCGGCCTCAACAGCCGTCCAGAACGCATCCGGCAGGTGGCAGAACAATCCCTGAATCGCCTTCGGGTGGACCGCATTGACCTGTTCTACCAGCACCGGGTCGACCCTGATGTGCCGATTGAAGATGTCGCTGGAACGGTGAAGGAACTCATTCAGGAAGGGAAAGTGGGGCATTTTGGCCTTTCGGAAGCCGGGGTGGGCACCATCCGCCGGGCACACGCGGTGCAGCCCGTGTCGGCCCTGCAAAGTGAATACTCCATGTGGACCCGCACGGTGGAACAAGACATTCTTCCGGTCCTGGAAGAACTTGGAATTGGCTTTGTGCCTTTCAGCCCCCTTGGCAAAGGCTTTCTGACGGGCAAGATCGACACTTCCACCACGTTTGCCGAAGGGGACATCCGCAACACCATTCCCCGCTTTCAAACGGAATTCCGTGAGGCCAACCAGCGGCTGGTGGACTTGCTGCAGGACCTGGCTGGCCAGAAAAGGGCCACCCCTGCTCAGATTGCCCTGGCGTGGCTTCTCTTTCAGAAACCCTGGATTGTGCCGATTCCAGGAACCCGCAAGGTGGAGCGACTGGAAGAAAACCTGGGCGCGGTAAATGTGGAACTGACCCCTGGAGACCTCGAACAAATCCAGGCAGCCCTCTCGGAAATCAAGGTGTTGGGCGCACGGTATCCGGAAGCCATGGAACGCCTGACTGAACGCTGA
- a CDS encoding DUF2255 family protein, protein MTHWPAAELQSITEKDDLQVAPHRDDGVTYGTPTWIWNVQVDGQLYVRAYHGIRSRWYQAALKHKTGRIQAANRTHEVIFEPVEDILQDKIDTAYRLKYQGDPYLSSMLRPQARQATVRILPRVNAP, encoded by the coding sequence ATGACCCACTGGCCAGCAGCAGAACTCCAGAGCATCACCGAAAAAGACGACTTGCAGGTTGCCCCCCACCGGGACGATGGGGTGACGTATGGCACCCCCACCTGGATCTGGAATGTGCAAGTGGACGGGCAACTCTACGTCCGTGCCTACCATGGCATCCGTTCCCGTTGGTACCAGGCCGCGTTGAAACACAAAACCGGACGCATCCAGGCCGCTAATCGCACCCATGAAGTGATTTTCGAGCCCGTGGAAGACATCCTCCAGGATAAGATTGATACTGCTTACCGCCTGAAATACCAGGGTGACCCTTACCTGTCTTCCATGCTCCGACCACAGGCCCGGCAAGCCACCGTTCGCATCCTCCCCAGAGTGAACGCACCGTAA
- a CDS encoding SDR family oxidoreductase encodes MIQDKVVIITGASSGIGEATAKLLARKGAKVVLGARREAKLKRLAQDIQASGGQAIYQVMDVGSMEDNTRIVELAKQTYGQVDVIFLNAGIMPTAPLSALKTEEWNQTVDINIKGVLNGVAAALPTFLEQKSGHVITTSSVAGLKSYPGGAVYGGTKWFVRNFMEVLRMESAQEGTKIRTATISPAAIHTELLEDITHEGAAEAMKGLYERYAIEADRVANVVAFAIDQPEDTNVNEFTLGPTAQPW; translated from the coding sequence ATGATTCAGGACAAAGTTGTGATCATCACCGGAGCCTCCTCCGGCATTGGTGAAGCCACCGCAAAACTGCTCGCCCGCAAAGGGGCAAAAGTGGTGCTGGGCGCAAGGCGTGAAGCGAAGCTGAAACGGCTGGCGCAAGACATTCAGGCCAGCGGCGGCCAGGCCATCTACCAGGTGATGGACGTGGGGAGCATGGAAGACAACACCCGCATTGTGGAACTGGCGAAACAGACCTACGGTCAGGTCGATGTGATCTTCCTGAACGCAGGCATCATGCCCACCGCTCCCCTCTCTGCCCTGAAAACGGAGGAGTGGAACCAGACCGTGGACATCAACATCAAAGGTGTGCTGAACGGTGTCGCTGCTGCGCTGCCCACGTTCCTGGAGCAAAAGTCCGGGCACGTCATCACCACCTCATCGGTGGCTGGCCTCAAAAGTTACCCTGGAGGAGCGGTGTACGGAGGCACCAAATGGTTTGTGCGCAACTTCATGGAGGTCCTCCGCATGGAGTCCGCCCAGGAAGGCACGAAGATCCGCACCGCCACCATTTCCCCTGCTGCCATCCACACCGAGCTGCTCGAAGACATCACCCATGAAGGGGCAGCAGAGGCCATGAAAGGCCTCTACGAGCGTTACGCCATTGAAGCGGACCGGGTGGCAAATGTGGTGGCCTTCGCCATCGACCAGCCCGAGGACACCAACGTCAATGAATTCACCCTGGGGCCCACAGCACAACCCTGGTGA
- a CDS encoding multidrug effflux MFS transporter, producing the protein MMNIKPSEKQPALLTMNPLLFMVILGIVQGATPLTVDLYLPAFPAVARDLHVGVGSIELTLAVFLVGMAVGQAVYGPFTDKHGRKKPLLVGLAVYTVGSLMCAVAPSLTVLMLGRLLQALGGSAGAVITMAMVQDLWQGKEAARRFSLLGLVSGLAPIIGPALGGVILTKFPWQVVFWGLSILGVVMAVLVVFLPETSNREERKTVRLRDALDNYLVLLKNRPYLLFMLSIGWVFGVLFAYVTASSSIYMETLHVGPGLYGMLFGLNAVGLMGASQLNRVLLNRFSLFQLGLFGVLLNVTVCVVLFILSVLGIHSLIAVATLFFFLMVSMGFTMPNLPALAMGHVKERIGSASALLGTSQFLVGGLAGTVVGLLDGPLVLAVLAGCSVVALTFLLLAGRGRMAGDPVGGPMPPSSGH; encoded by the coding sequence ATGATGAACATCAAACCTTCTGAAAAACAGCCTGCTCTATTGACCATGAACCCACTGCTGTTCATGGTGATCCTGGGGATTGTGCAGGGGGCCACCCCCCTCACGGTGGATCTGTACCTTCCAGCCTTCCCTGCAGTCGCCAGGGATCTGCATGTGGGTGTCGGCAGCATTGAACTCACCCTGGCGGTGTTCCTGGTGGGGATGGCGGTGGGTCAGGCAGTCTACGGACCCTTCACCGACAAGCATGGGCGCAAGAAACCCCTGCTGGTCGGACTTGCCGTTTACACGGTGGGGTCACTGATGTGTGCTGTGGCCCCCAGCCTGACGGTCCTGATGCTGGGTCGCCTGTTGCAAGCCCTGGGAGGATCTGCCGGAGCGGTGATCACCATGGCGATGGTGCAGGATTTGTGGCAGGGCAAGGAAGCCGCACGGCGTTTCAGTCTGCTGGGCCTGGTGTCCGGACTGGCACCCATCATCGGTCCGGCCCTCGGTGGAGTGATCCTCACGAAGTTCCCCTGGCAGGTGGTGTTCTGGGGCCTCTCCATCCTCGGGGTGGTCATGGCGGTGCTGGTGGTCTTTTTACCAGAAACCTCCAACCGTGAGGAACGCAAAACCGTGCGCCTCAGGGACGCCCTGGACAACTACCTGGTGCTGTTGAAAAACCGTCCGTACCTCTTGTTCATGCTGTCGATTGGGTGGGTGTTCGGAGTACTGTTCGCTTACGTGACCGCCTCTTCCAGCATCTACATGGAGACCCTGCATGTTGGTCCTGGACTGTACGGGATGTTGTTCGGGCTGAATGCAGTGGGCTTGATGGGGGCCTCACAGCTCAACCGGGTGCTTCTCAACCGCTTTTCCCTGTTTCAGCTGGGCCTTTTTGGGGTGCTGTTGAACGTGACAGTGTGTGTGGTGCTGTTCATCCTGTCTGTACTCGGCATTCACAGCCTGATTGCGGTGGCCACCCTGTTCTTCTTCTTGATGGTGTCGATGGGGTTCACCATGCCAAACCTGCCTGCCCTGGCAATGGGGCATGTGAAAGAGCGCATCGGGAGCGCATCGGCCTTGCTTGGCACCTCACAGTTCCTGGTGGGAGGCTTGGCCGGGACCGTGGTGGGCTTGCTGGACGGCCCGCTTGTTCTTGCGGTGCTGGCCGGATGTTCCGTGGTCGCCCTGACTTTTTTGCTGCTGGCGGGCAGAGGCAGGATGGCAGGGGACCCCGTAGGTGGGCCAATGCCGCCATCCTCTGGCCACTAA
- a CDS encoding aldo/keto reductase, with protein sequence MTRTHTSAIPTFTLNNGVELPALGYGVFQATPKQTVTAVQEALRAGYRHIDTAAGYGNEREVGEAIRLSGLDRSEVFLETKVWISDYGYEATLHAFHKSALKLGVDQIDLLILHQPLPTAFERTLAAYRALERLFLDGRVRAIGVSNFMPHHLDRLLAETSVVPTVNQVEVHPYFRQPEVLAKNEELGILSQAWSPIGGITFYPGWGDYLKNTLNEPVLQAIGEAHSKSAAQVMLRWHLQQGRSAIPKSVTPARMVENFEIFDFKLSIEELAAIDSLDTGVRGGPDPERITLEQHSFPIPEA encoded by the coding sequence ATGACACGAACCCACACATCGGCCATTCCCACCTTCACCCTCAACAACGGCGTCGAACTCCCGGCACTCGGGTACGGGGTGTTTCAGGCGACGCCGAAGCAGACGGTCACCGCAGTGCAAGAAGCGCTGCGTGCAGGCTACCGGCACATTGACACCGCAGCCGGCTACGGCAACGAACGCGAAGTCGGCGAAGCAATCCGCCTCTCGGGGTTGGACCGCTCGGAGGTGTTCCTCGAGACGAAGGTCTGGATCAGTGATTACGGGTACGAGGCGACCTTGCACGCATTCCACAAAAGCGCCCTCAAGCTCGGCGTCGACCAGATCGACCTGTTGATTCTGCACCAACCCCTGCCCACGGCATTTGAACGAACCCTCGCCGCCTACAGGGCGCTGGAGAGGCTGTTCCTGGATGGCCGGGTGCGGGCCATTGGTGTCAGCAACTTCATGCCGCACCACCTGGACCGCCTGCTGGCCGAGACGTCTGTGGTTCCCACCGTCAATCAGGTGGAGGTCCATCCTTACTTCCGGCAACCGGAGGTGCTGGCGAAAAATGAGGAACTCGGCATTCTTTCCCAGGCCTGGTCACCGATTGGTGGCATCACCTTCTACCCCGGCTGGGGCGATTACCTCAAAAACACCCTCAACGAGCCGGTTCTGCAGGCGATCGGTGAGGCGCACAGCAAGTCGGCGGCGCAGGTGATGCTGCGCTGGCACCTTCAACAGGGCCGCTCTGCCATTCCAAAGTCGGTCACGCCGGCGCGCATGGTGGAAAACTTCGAGATCTTCGACTTCAAGCTGTCCATTGAGGAGCTGGCTGCCATTGATTCGCTGGACACGGGTGTGCGCGGCGGCCCGGATCCCGAACGGATCACCCTTGAACAGCATTCCTTTCCGATTCCCGAGGCCTGA
- a CDS encoding Tn3 family transposase has protein sequence MKHIALTTRDAPLPSLTSTQRQEFLKFPDVDDFVLGRYYQLSGPDLRLLSDMEDPAQKLGVAVLITVMRHIGRNAMTVTVPEVVLSEVALQLDCDPGLFQTYQKNWRKHGKEHTHRIKNHLGYVSFQIQHRQELLQFMHDRAHHTDMWFPLMIDLVEELRKRRILMPKITVLESLIQEALVFARNFAFQILTMALRDPHLAKLDALLLPDPGYRKGKGTTLGWLRDLPVKASGENVLKCLEKLKRLRDLPLPWQAREFIAKNRMDKLTREGRTLDTYQLSDFEPMRRHAMIAVILMDAEETLTDRILEDHRKIMLGSFNRCEKEHLVKILSHKTTITESLNLTYTIGKILVAAKETGENPLPEIEGLISWEDLIRVMEASRNVTEQKMLDSMHLLKGQYRKFRKYARKMLFSFEFQASSTSKDLLEALGMLARLGKKRKLPAQVPVSFVSGRWERYVFTDRGIDLVYYELCVLNELSAALRSGDIFVEHSKKFCDFEAYLLPKDRWRASLKTFPPLVPLSFDEFWEESSKGLREELVATDRAQKLGDLPEVRVEHGQVIVEPLKREQELADAAEAWSEVLYDMVPPIKITSLLLEIERRVKTSKVFTHLNLGNVAEDLHLLYSVILAEGTNLGLAKMAQASSRTKVKKLIWLHEWYVREDTYLAAMAELTNFQLQQPLAGHWGEGTHSSSDGQRFKTSHKAEGSGVFNGRYGREPGLTFYTHVSDQYSPFFVKVIASTDRDALHIVDGLLYHQSDLRIEEHTTDTHGFTDPVFAITHLLGFRFSPRIKGMKDHKIFTPEKMDFEVLRPSVGGKLDVELIRANWEEILRVVTSIRAGHVTASVILAKLSSYSRKNSLYRAITELGKYYRTLFMLSWWKDPELRRRSNWNLNKGEALNKLKKILFFNNLGELRARDVTNQAKRASGLNVLVSMVTVWNTVYLQRAIEHLEAEGTVIPDEILQRISPLGFEHINLTGDYVWRQEDLPLEGEFLPLRLKKK, from the coding sequence GTGAAGCACATTGCCCTGACGACCCGGGATGCACCGCTGCCCAGCCTGACTTCCACCCAGCGGCAGGAATTCTTGAAGTTCCCGGACGTAGATGATTTCGTGCTCGGCAGGTACTATCAACTCTCCGGCCCGGACCTCCGGCTGCTCTCTGACATGGAAGACCCAGCCCAGAAACTCGGGGTGGCGGTGTTGATCACCGTGATGCGGCACATTGGCAGAAATGCCATGACCGTGACCGTCCCAGAGGTGGTTCTCTCTGAAGTTGCCCTGCAGCTGGATTGTGATCCAGGTTTATTCCAGACGTACCAGAAAAACTGGAGGAAACACGGCAAGGAGCACACCCACAGGATCAAGAACCACCTGGGCTACGTGTCCTTCCAGATCCAGCACCGCCAGGAGTTACTGCAGTTTATGCATGACCGGGCTCACCACACCGACATGTGGTTTCCTCTGATGATCGACCTGGTGGAGGAACTCCGGAAGAGGCGCATCCTGATGCCGAAAATCACGGTGCTGGAAAGCCTGATTCAGGAGGCGCTGGTGTTCGCCCGGAATTTCGCTTTCCAGATCCTCACCATGGCCCTCAGGGACCCTCACCTGGCGAAGCTTGATGCGCTCTTGTTGCCTGATCCCGGGTACCGCAAGGGGAAAGGCACCACGCTGGGCTGGCTGAGGGATTTGCCAGTGAAAGCCAGTGGAGAGAACGTTTTGAAGTGCCTGGAGAAACTGAAGAGGCTCAGGGACCTCCCGCTCCCCTGGCAGGCCAGGGAGTTCATTGCCAAGAACCGCATGGACAAACTGACCCGGGAGGGCCGCACCCTGGACACCTACCAGCTCTCGGATTTCGAGCCGATGCGCCGCCATGCCATGATTGCGGTGATTTTGATGGATGCAGAAGAAACCCTCACCGACCGCATCCTGGAAGACCACCGCAAAATCATGCTGGGGAGTTTCAATCGGTGCGAGAAGGAGCACCTGGTAAAAATCCTGTCCCATAAGACGACCATCACCGAGTCTTTGAATTTGACGTACACCATCGGCAAGATCCTCGTGGCGGCCAAAGAAACCGGGGAAAATCCCCTGCCAGAGATTGAGGGTTTGATTTCCTGGGAGGACCTGATCCGGGTGATGGAGGCTTCCCGGAATGTCACCGAGCAGAAGATGCTGGACAGCATGCATCTTTTGAAAGGCCAGTACCGGAAGTTCAGGAAGTATGCCCGGAAGATGCTCTTTTCCTTCGAATTCCAGGCCTCCAGCACCAGCAAAGACCTTCTGGAAGCTCTGGGAATGCTGGCCAGATTGGGCAAGAAGCGCAAACTGCCTGCTCAGGTCCCGGTGTCTTTTGTGTCTGGCCGTTGGGAAAGGTACGTGTTCACGGACAGGGGCATCGACCTGGTGTATTACGAACTGTGCGTGCTGAATGAACTCTCTGCTGCTTTGCGTTCAGGGGACATTTTTGTGGAGCACAGCAAGAAATTCTGTGATTTTGAAGCCTACCTGCTGCCCAAAGACCGCTGGCGGGCGTCCCTGAAGACCTTTCCTCCGCTGGTTCCCCTGTCTTTTGATGAATTCTGGGAGGAGAGCAGCAAGGGGCTGCGCGAAGAATTGGTGGCCACCGACCGTGCACAGAAGTTGGGGGATCTGCCAGAGGTGCGGGTGGAGCATGGTCAGGTAATTGTGGAGCCCCTGAAGCGGGAACAGGAACTGGCGGATGCGGCTGAAGCGTGGTCGGAAGTGCTGTACGACATGGTTCCGCCCATCAAGATCACCTCCCTGCTGTTGGAGATTGAACGCCGGGTGAAGACCAGCAAGGTGTTCACCCACCTGAACCTGGGGAATGTGGCCGAGGACCTGCACCTGCTGTACAGCGTGATTCTGGCGGAAGGCACCAACCTGGGTCTGGCCAAGATGGCCCAGGCGTCCAGCCGCACCAAGGTTAAGAAACTGATCTGGTTGCACGAGTGGTACGTTCGAGAGGACACCTACCTGGCGGCCATGGCCGAACTGACCAACTTTCAACTCCAGCAGCCTCTGGCTGGGCACTGGGGGGAGGGCACCCACTCGTCTTCAGATGGTCAGCGGTTCAAAACCTCCCACAAAGCTGAGGGGTCGGGGGTGTTCAATGGGCGGTATGGCAGGGAGCCGGGTTTGACCTTCTACACCCATGTGTCGGACCAGTACAGTCCCTTTTTTGTGAAGGTGATTGCTTCCACGGACCGGGATGCCTTGCACATTGTGGATGGCCTCCTGTACCACCAGAGCGATTTGCGCATCGAGGAGCACACCACGGATACGCACGGGTTTACCGACCCGGTGTTTGCCATCACCCACCTGTTGGGGTTCCGGTTTTCGCCGAGGATCAAGGGGATGAAGGACCACAAGATTTTCACGCCAGAGAAGATGGACTTTGAGGTTTTGAGACCTTCAGTGGGCGGAAAACTCGACGTGGAATTGATCCGGGCGAACTGGGAAGAAATCCTCAGGGTGGTGACTTCGATTCGGGCGGGGCATGTGACGGCCTCGGTGATTCTGGCGAAACTCTCCTCTTACAGCCGCAAGAACAGTTTGTACCGGGCAATCACCGAACTGGGCAAGTACTATCGGACCCTGTTCATGCTGTCGTGGTGGAAGGATCCGGAGTTGCGGCGCAGGTCGAACTGGAACCTGAACAAGGGGGAGGCGCTGAACAAACTCAAGAAGATCCTGTTTTTCAACAACCTGGGGGAGTTGCGTGCCCGGGATGTGACGAATCAGGCGAAGCGGGCAAGTGGGTTGAATGTGCTGGTGTCGATGGTGACGGTGTGGAACACAGTGTACCTGCAGCGGGCCATTGAGCATCTGGAGGCTGAGGGTACAGTAATACCCGATGAAATTCTGCAGAGGATTTCACCTCTGGGCTTTGAGCACATCAACCTGACAGGGGATTACGTGTGGCGTCAGGAGGATTTGCCTCTGGAAGGGGAATTCTTGCCCCTGAGACTGAAAAAGAAGTGA